The DNA segment TCAACTCCCACCGAGTTTATGTAATCAAGCTTGGCTTTGTCTTCTTCCGTTCCGCTTATGATGTGTATTGATACAGGGAGTCCGAGCAGATTCTCTTCGCATTGGCCGAAAGTGTCGGCCGTCAGTACATGGACTTCAATATCCACAGAAAGTTCTTGTATTATTTTACCGATTCCGGGCAGCAGGTTGCCGTCAAGGGCGATTGTGCCGTTGTAGTCCAGAACGAGATGTTCAATATTAAGAGCGCCGAAGCCGGGAATATTAAGGCTAATCATGGTCAGTTCCTTCCTGTTCTCGAATTTTAATTCTTAATATCTAGAGACTGGCGTATCTTTCAATTTGTTTTTTGTATTCCAAAACACCCTTTACTATTCCGTCGGCAACGTAGGCAAGATATCTGTCGGACTTGAGTCTTGAAGCTTCTGTTTTATTGGTAAGATACCCAAGCTCTACAAGTACGGATGGCATTTTTGCGCCCATAAGAACATAGAAGGGAGCTTCACGTACACCTTGATCTTTTACAGACCATCTTCGACGAATATTTGCTAATGATTTCGTATGGATATTTTTAGCTAAGTCTTTGCTTTCTTTCATTTTAGAATTCAGCATAAGGTCTGTCAGAATCACTTGAAGATCGCTGATCCGTTTCGCCGAAATAGAGTTTTCACGAGCTGCTACGCGGACAGCATTACGGTTGCGTGCAAGGTTAAGAGTATAGGTTTCAAGGCCGTTTATTGCTGAATTGCGGTGCGCATTGCAATGGATGGATATAAACATATCCGCCTTTTTGATGTTGGCCATTGCCGTACGCTCTTCCAGAGGAATGAAGACGTCAGTTGTTCTGGTGTAGAGAACGTTAAATCCGGCTTTTTTTAATTTTGCAGCCAGAATTTTTGAAAAGCGCAGGTTTATATTTTTTTCTTTGAT comes from the Maridesulfovibrio ferrireducens genome and includes:
- a CDS encoding HAD family hydrolase, which gives rise to MISLNIPGFGALNIEHLVLDYNGTIALDGNLLPGIGKIIQELSVDIEVHVLTADTFGQCEENLLGLPVSIHIISGTEEDKAKLDYINSVGVEKCACIGNGRNDTLMLKEAALGIAISGPECMSMTAARSADIAASDIIHALGLFTHPIRLMTTLRC